CTGGTCTCTTTCCGGGTTACAGGAGCATAAGTGGAACCCCGGTTTTTTACAGCTTGCTATGAGAAATAATGCAGCATTGGTACCAATTCATATTACGGGAGCAAACAGTAAGATTTATTATCTTACTGCAACATTCTGGCGGCAACTGTCGAATATGATGGTTATTCGTGAAGCTCTCCGCCATCATGGCAAGACCATGAAAATCAATATAGGACAGCAAATAGCCTTATCCTCGTTTAAAGAATACAATAAAGATCTTTCTGCCGCGGCAAATGTATGTTTGACGCACCTCCAGAGTATAGCGAAGAATGGCCCGGCTATGTTAGATACGATTGCGCCGCAAGAATTAGAACCAGGTAAAAAGGAGCTAATTAG
The sequence above is drawn from the Flammeovirga agarivorans genome and encodes:
- a CDS encoding lysophospholipid acyltransferase family protein; translated protein: MRNNAALVPIHITGANSKIYYLTATFWRQLSNMMVIREALRHHGKTMKINIGQQIALSSFKEYNKDLSAAANVCLTHLQSIAKNGPAMLDTIAPQELEPGKKELISAIEECEILRQFEDGRKLVIYRCNTNRTSPIIDELGRLRERCYRDI